The sequence GACGCGATTGCCTTGAGGGTCGATCGCGATCGCTTGTCCGAGCTTGCCGTGCGGAATCGTCGCCGAGCTTACTGTACCCGTACAGCCGATTAAACGATCGGCGCCCGTGTCTTCTGAAAACGTGGCAAAAATGTTAGCAAACAAGCGCGCAATGAAACTGCCGGCGACCAAACTGATGGCAAATGACACGAGAAAAATGATGCTGCCGAGCCCGAACAAACCGCTGGGAATCCTACCGAGAACATTGCCCGCGATCGTGTTCAGCAACAGACCCGTCAATCCCCATACGCTAAAGTCCACTGCCAGCAAAAGCAGCAATGGAGCTTTCCCAAACCCCAGCAATCCGAGCAACACGTCCCTGCCGGAACTGTCATCAACATCGACATCAGCGTCGAGGTCGGCGTCAATATCGATATCAATATCGAGCGGACCGGTATCGGCTTCCTCGCCAACGCCCGATAGAATCACCAGAGCAAAGAAAACAATACCAACTGTCAAGAAAAGCCAATAGAGTGAATTCCCCGGATCGAATAGCACGATCGTGACCCGCCAGTTCCGTTACTCATCTGCGAGGATACGCGCTCGATTTCGGGGGTG comes from Rubidibacter lacunae KORDI 51-2 and encodes:
- a CDS encoding OB-fold-containig protein encodes the protein MLFDPGNSLYWLFLTVGIVFFALVILSGVGEEADTGPLDIDIDIDADLDADVDVDDSSGRDVLLGLLGFGKAPLLLLLAVDFSVWGLTGLLLNTIAGNVLGRIPSGLFGLGSIIFLVSFAISLVAGSFIARLFANIFATFSEDTGADRLIGCTGTVSSATIPHGKLGQAIAIDPQGNRVTISAMLPDWATVVPTCGTRVLVIDRQARAYLAIAEDSIDRERWFEQGTRS